TCGTTGCTCGCGCCACGGATCGCCGTAGATGTGATAGCCGCGCAGCTCCCAAAATCCGGCCTCGTCACGCGTTGTGAATTGCAGCGCGTTCACCCATTTGGCGGACTTCCAGAAGTAAAGGTGCGGAACCAGAAGACGCGCCGGCCCTCCATGATCGCGGGGAAGCGGCTTGCCCGCATAGTTGAGGGCGACCATCGCTTTCCCGGAGAGAAGATCCGCCAGCGGGATGTTTGTCGAGTAGTTATCGTAGCAGTGCGCCAAGACGAAATCGGTGGGCCGATCGAGCCCTGCATCTGCAAGGATGTCTTCTACGAGTACGCCCTCCCACGCGGTATCCAGCTTGGACCAGGACGTGACGCAGTGAATGTCTCGGGTCACCTTGGTCTTCGGTAGAGCGTTGAACTCGCTCCAATTCCACACTTTGACCGGCTTCGGACCGATCTTGACGGTGAATTTCCAATCGGAGGGCTCCACGTTCGGCGTTGGCCCGGCCGTCAGAACAGGGAAATTCTCCACGAGATGCTGACCCGGCGGAATCCGATCGGACCGGTCGCCGCCTGGACCGCGGCCTGTGAAACCTCTGGTGACCATAGCGAAACCCCCTTGCTTGTCACGACAGACCAGAACCGGATTCAGTTCAGAATTCTGTAAAAGATCTTTGCGCGCACAACCG
This DNA window, taken from Shinella zoogloeoides, encodes the following:
- a CDS encoding sulfite oxidase-like oxidoreductase codes for the protein MVTRGFTGRGPGGDRSDRIPPGQHLVENFPVLTAGPTPNVEPSDWKFTVKIGPKPVKVWNWSEFNALPKTKVTRDIHCVTSWSKLDTAWEGVLVEDILADAGLDRPTDFVLAHCYDNYSTNIPLADLLSGKAMVALNYAGKPLPRDHGGPARLLVPHLYFWKSAKWVNALQFTTRDEAGFWELRGYHIYGDPWREQRYTND